The Dermacentor albipictus isolate Rhodes 1998 colony chromosome 2, USDA_Dalb.pri_finalv2, whole genome shotgun sequence genome has a segment encoding these proteins:
- the LOC135910961 gene encoding cuticle protein 16.5-like, whose product MLRACIVLALATSAFAGHLGHVAGGYTLASNLGYGLGYGSLGYSGLGYGGLGLSHYGLSHGVGYSGLTGYGAGFGYGYAPAASYAVAAPAVTRTVSTYHAAPAVTAVHAAPAVTAVHAAPAVTYAAAPAVTRVVQSAPAVTYAAAPAVTRVVQSAPAVTYAAAPAVTRVVQSAPVVQTYAAAPAVTRVVQSTPVVQTYAAPAVTKVVHSAPVVASYAAAPAVTAVHAAPAVATYGVSHVAHAAPAVATYGVAHAAPAYYGYGVGSLGYGAGSYGYGHGLLGYGLNYGYGLGSPLSYSTLLRKKK is encoded by the exons ATG CTGCGTGCCTGCATCGTCCTCGCCCTGGCCACCAGCGCCTTCGCTGGCCACCTTGGTCACGTTGCCGGTGGCTACACCCTTGCCAGCAACCTCGGCTACGGCCTTGGCTATGGTAGCCTCGGCTATTCCGGTCTCGGATACGGTGGCCTTGGTCTCTCTCATTACGGCCTGTCCCACGGAGTTGGCTACTCCGGCCTTACCGGCTACGGTGCTGGCTTCGGATACGGATACGCCCCCGCTGCCAGCTACGCCGTCGCTGCTCCAGCTGTTACCCGCACCGTCTCAACCTACCACGCTGCTCCAGCTGTGACCGCTGTCCATGCCGCTCCAGCTGTGACCGCTGTCCACGCCGCTCCAGCTGTCACCTACGCTGCTGCCCCAGCTGTCACCAGGGTGGTCCAGTCTGCTCCAGCTGTCACCTACGCTGCCGCCCCAGCTGTCACCAGGGTTGTTCAGTCCGCTCCAGCTGTCACCTACGCTGCCGCCCCAGCTGTCACCAGGGTGGTCCAGTCCGCTCCAGTTGTCCAGACCTACGCCGCCGCCCCAGCTGTGACCAGGGTGGTCCAGTCCACTCCAGTTGTCCAGACCTACGCTGCTCCAGCTGTCACCAAGGTTGTCCACTCCGCTCCAGTGGTCGCCAGCTACGCCGCTGCCCCAGCCGTGACTGCTGTCCACGCTGCCCCAGC CGTCGCCACCTACGGCGTTTCCCACGTTGCCCACGCTGCCCCAGCCGTTGCTACCTACGGTGTTGCTCACGCTGCCCCTGCCTACTACGGCTACGGTGTTGGCTCCCTCGGCTACGGTGCCGGCAGCTACGGTTACGGCCACGGTCTCCTCGGCTACGGCCTGAACTACGGCTACGGCCTTGGCTCTCCTCTCAGCTACTCCACCCTCCTCCGCAAGAAGAAGT AA